A genome region from Etheostoma cragini isolate CJK2018 chromosome 4, CSU_Ecrag_1.0, whole genome shotgun sequence includes the following:
- the wnk2 gene encoding serine/threonine-protein kinase WNK2 isoform X12, whose translation MDSADHSSKDPPLGSTFSSAPNLDSDINANSRRPIYQNGTDHNVNIQNEALRGASDPSAYPYTDYRALVRQRFIRRSLWVSDSEEHQPVDTPVESANITPVPHIDLRTLVDRTRILHGTCVGLPDTSSTESQVVLKDSATESVSVGQEKGDKSQSESKVEAALSDVTGKAGSDENEEEPGTKAVSTSPGGRFLKFDIELGRGSFKTVYKGLDTDTWVEVAWCELQERKLSKAERQRFKEEAEMLKALQHPNIVRFYDFWESPVKGKKCIVLVTELMTSGTLKTYLKRFKVMKPKVLRSWCRQILKGLHFLHTRTPPIIHRDLKCDNIFITGPTGSVKIGDLGLATLKRASFAKSVIGTPEFMAPEMYEEHYDESVDVYAFGMCMLEMATSEYPYSECQNAAQIYRKVTSGVKPASYSKVSDPEIKEIIGECICHRWEERYSIKDLLNHAFFAEDTGVRVELNEEDDGKKSSIALKLWVEDTKKLKGKYKDTGAIEFSFDLVNEVPEVVAQEMVESGFFLDCDVKIVGKSIRDRVALIKWKRDRKVSSENGEAAVKKPQQNLLQVPGTVVPQAPTFATTDCEDQEVEQQTLICTVPASTSAPSDSGASSAIQLDDPSNQQNGAYQSLSEPISTAQVIYSPPAQVDPQLHQGPYQQPTAQASHENYSQTSTQLNQGAYQQTTGQLRPGAYHQPAAQLHQGSYLCQTCHLQPAAVLSQEQMITPQDNLGDVQLLAHPVLPAVQTPLWGSGVDAETSAVGQDLNVAPTVQAPASISATAQFENQAPAQYQTPLSVSAQAGVMPQTPASTFVNAPTSVPIQVSTAVHTTASAPVQTPVSASGLTFESPKGSSTSSDTSVPGLGSALIPVMLPATTPVTAPVLQPAGIQTVVSVSEGASLATTQQNFESTSASSTLQQEPCVEDVLQDKPAFLLNYAYDSLNSDVASGKETSDGYDSLASGGKGDGKPRKHHRKSARTRSRQERTSKPKLSMLNVCNTGDKMVECQLETHNHKMVTFKFDLDGDAPEEITTYMVENGFILLLEKEIFIDQLKDIVDKAEDMLNEDIEGERASALSCSPEHGQIYEGLVGESQQPGAPQPVYQQNVLHTGKRWFIICPVEETPTSSQETPSDGTATHSPGSSATTQPPDSGTARPSASREQGSSSTMSGGSGGFTYDLYGFCSPPITSNTDPFLLASLSPPVSAPPTLQSVTSLEPVDSSVQPSVPHAQPARAQTLPPSSPHTSFPVDESQGSPLRSISPTHAAQQIPDMTFPVSMADEVPCCPLVMPLSLDVSGLQGGSPLTPLPLQEQVPAIEPLSVSYASAARSERPQQPVVLHQPFSSVGGTKVSSLPQSPALSQPATGPAESDSEGRLGRGGFVDSTIKTLDEKLRNLLYQEYAPMYPSGSAAETPGYGTEYIQSPPGPDSATGGSGNSTPGPMGEGRYRAGEQLPQIPERMDSLSTLSDSAVCASLSRKHVPHSASCSGTRGRFKIISVPPEVANRRDVKQRSWSSAASPAHPGGYSEDHVQVEAMTASTTIGRFSVVSTEDDITQRIRCSRYSAPPDFYLDTPPSMAKRGSLPRALTSNSVAVDVTVHARFLSSDSGAESSPAKLAPATPSQHTRSERRGSDLMKRAVAFLRRSGRSSSVQSSDSPSRHGGVHGSAYASSDNDSEMEDSDMKRELQRLREKHLREISELQAHQRGEVELLYRRLGKAPPTGLGLSHVAPHAGRRKRSSKHRLKPGKLLSPLVQQFRNVTTKTSDSSRSSAATGTSEPTASLNGSPAKGSVPSHSRARSCTSHLPSSTSEPVQTQQPCSLKGSLSSDNIYAGLHRDGTGTQVPPGQGWSNYPQTSERVTNKSSSKPRARFLSGPVSLSIWSTLKRLCLGKERGHRSGAGPGAFNHSQQPSSGVTPPSHQPVVGLAQAQANNSNNKTSSYTGSSMSANEKNLPEDFQRLMEDWAQEVLIVTHRPRTNSLSISGQQLSNQVVPRTHRQLTSASDVSWTAQGPEACSLPLSWPDSPGSRMMTNPSTGPHLSYPSPFRGLSSPLSVSHWPGLLFPLPSGVFAFPAVPSAQDAPSPVPVPSCQLPDPKARTL comes from the exons ATGGATTCGGCGGATCATTCAAGCAAAGATCCGCCACTGGGATCCACATTTTCCTCAGCACCCAATTTAGACTCGGACATTAATGCAAATTCCCGTAGGCCTATTTATCAGAACGGGACAGACCACAATGTCAACATCCAAAATGAAGCCCTGCGTGGAGCAAGTGACCCCAGCGCATACCCGTACACAGACTACCGGGCGCTGGTCCGCCAGAGGTTCATTCGACGGAGTTTGTGGGTGTCAGACAGCGAGGAGCATCAGCCGGTTGACACGCCGGTGGAGTCTGCCAACATCACCCCGGTGCCCCACATTGACCTGCGGACACTCGTTGATCGGACCCGGATTCTGCACGGAACATGTGTGGGCCTCCCGGACACTTCAAGCACGGAGAGCCAGGTGGTGTTGAAGGACAGCGCCACGGAGAGCGTGAGCGTCGGCCAGGAGAAGGGAGACAAGAGCCAATCCGAGTCAAAGGTAGAGGCTGCGCTCTCGGATGTCACAGGTAAAGCAGGAAGTGATGAGAACGAAGAGGAGCCCGGGACGAAGGCTGTGTCCACTTCACCTGGGGGTCGCTTCCTCAAGTTTGACATTGAGCTGGGGAGGGGGTCCTTCAAGACCGTCTATAAAGGTCTGGACACCGACACCTGGGTCGAAGTGGCATGGTGTGAACTCCAG GAACGGAAACTGTCCAAAGCTGAGAGACAGAGGTTCAAAGAGGAGGCAGAGATGTTGAAGGCTCTCCAACATCCCAACATTGTGCGGTTTTATGACTTCTGGGAATCACCCGTGAAAGGGAAGAAGTGTATCGTTCTGGTGACAGAGCTAATGACCTCAGGGACACTAAAAAC GTATTTGAAGCGTTTTAAGGTGATGAAGCCTAAAGTTCTTCGTAGCTGGTGCAGGCAAATTCTCAAAGGCCTCCACTTCCTCCACACAAGGACTCCTCCAATCATCCACAGAGATCTCAAGTGTGACAACATCTTCATCACTGGTCCCACAGGCTCTGTCAAAATAGGAGACCTGGGCCTGGCAACACTAAAGAGGGCCTCCTTTGCTAAAAGTGTTATCG GCACTCCAGAGTTCATGGCCCCAGAGATGTATGAGGAGCACTATGATGAGTCTGTGGATGTCTACGCCTTTGGAATGTGTATGCTGGAGATGGCCACCTCAGAATATCCCTACTCTGAATGTCAAAATGCTGCTCAGATCTACCGCAAAGTCACCAGT GGGGTGAAACCTGCCAGCTACAGCAAAGTCAGTGACCCAGAAATTAAGGAAATAATTGGGGAATGTATCTGCCACAGATGGGAAGAAAG GTACTCCATCAAGGACCTCCTGAATCATGCCTTCTTTGCTGAGGATACAGGTGTGAGGGTGGAGCTCAATGAAGAAGATGACGGGAAGAAATCATCCATTGCTCTGAAGCTGTGGGTTGAGGATACTAAAAAGCTAAAGGGGAAGTACAAGGACACTGGTGCCATTGAATTTTCCTTTGACTTGGTGAATGAGGTACCAGAGGTTGTTGCACAGGAAATg GTGGAATCAGGTTTTTTCCTGGACTGTGATGTGAAGATAGTCGGGAAGTCCATCCGGGACCGCGTGGCTCTCATTAAATGGAAGAGGGATCGAAAGGTCTCGTCAGAAAATGGCGAGGCAGCTGTGAAGAAACCACAGCAGAACCTATTGCAGGTGCCCGGTACTGTTGTACCACAGGCACCAACATTTGCTACGACAGATTGTGAGGACCAAGAGGTGGAGCAGCAGACCCTGATCTGCACTGTGCCAGCCTCCACGTCTGCCCCAT CTGACAGCGGAGCGAGCTCTGCCATTCAATTAGATGATCCAAGCAATCAGCAAAATGGCGCCTACCAGTCGCTTTCAGAGCCCATTTCCACAGCTCAAGTGATCTACAGTCCTCCTGCCCAGGTTGACCCTCAGCTGCACCAGGGGCCCTACCAGCAACCCACAGCACAGGCCTCTCATGAAAACTACTCACAAACATCCACCCAATTAAATCAGGGAGCCTACCAGCAAACCACAGGTCAGCTGCGTCCTGGGGCCTATCATCAACCTGCAGCACAACTGCACCAGGGGTCTTATCTGTGTCAAACA TGCCATCTCCAACCAGCCGCTGTCCTTTCCCAG gaacaGATGATTACACCACAGGATAATTTGGGAGATGTTCAACTTTTGGCTCACCCTGTATTGCCTGCTGTTCAGACTCCTCTCTGGGGAAGCGGAGTAGATGCAGAAACTTCTGCAGTTGGCCAAGACTTAAATGTAGCTCCTACAGTTCAAGCCCCAGCCTCAATCTCAGCTACAGCCCAATTTGAAAATCAAGCCCCAGCACAATACCAAACACCACTTTCAGTATCAGCTCAAGCTGGAGTCATGCCTCAAACTCCAGCTTCAACATTTGTTAATGCCCCAACTTCAGTCCCAATACAAGTTTCAACAGCAGTGCACACCACAGCCTCTGCCCCAGTTCAAACACCAGTCTCTGCATCTGGTCTCACTTTTGAATCACCAAAAGGCTCATCTACAAGCTCAGACACATCTGTCCCAGGTTTAGGCTCTGCTCTCATCCCTGTCATGCTGCCAGCTACAACTCCTGTCACAGCTCCAGTTCTGCAGCCTGCTGGCATCCAGACAGTAGTCTCTGTATCTGAGGGTGCCAGCCTGGCCACAACTCAGCAAAACTTTGAGTCGACATCTGCATCTAGCACCCTTCAACAAGAGCCCTGTGTAGAG GATGTGCTTCAGGACAAACCCGCATTCCTACTTAATTATGCCTATGACAG TCTCAACTCTGATGTGGCATCTGGTAAGGAAACAAGTGACGGGTATGACAGCTTGGCCAGTGGAGGGAAGGGGGACGGAAAACCTAGGAAACACCACCGAAAGTCTGCTCGCACTCGATCCCGGCAAGAAAGGACAAGCAAACCCAAACTGAGCATGCTCAAT GTTTGCAACACTGGTGATAAAATGGTCGAATGCCAGCTAGAGACTCACAATCACAAAATGGTGACATTTAAATTTGATCTGGATGGAGATGCTCCAGAGGAAATAACCACGTACATG GTAGAGAATGGGTTTATCCTACTGTTAGAGAAGGAGATCTTTATTGACCAGCTAAAGGACATTGTGGATAAAGCTGAAGACATGCTGAATGAAGACATAGAGGGTGAAAGGGCCTCCGCCTTGAGTTGTAGTCCTGAACATGGCCAGATTTATGAGGGCCTGGTAGGAGAG AGTCAGCAGCCTGGGGCACCTCAGCCTGTCTATCAGCAAAATG TTCTTCATACAGGAAAGAGATGGTTCATAATCTGCCCCGTAGAGGAGACGCCCACATCCAGCCAGGAGACCCCATCTGATGGTACAGCTACACATTCTCCGGGGAGTTCAGCCACTACCCAGCCTCCTGACAGTGGCACTGCAAGGCCTTCTGCATCCAGAG AACAAGGGTCATCCTCCACAATGTCTGGTGGAAGTGGAGGCTTCACATATGATCTGTATGGATTCTGTAGCCCTCCAATAACTTCAAACACAGACCCTTTCCTCTTAGCTAGTCTGTCTCCCCCTGTGTCTGCTCCACCAACCCTTCAGTCAGTGACATCACTGGAGCCTGTGGACAGCTCAGTGCAGCCTAGTGTTCCTCATGCCCAGCCAGCCCGAGCTCAAACTTTACCCCCTTCATCCCCACATACATCTTTCCCAGTGGATGAGTCACAGGGCTCTCCTTTGCGTTCCATCTCCCCGACCCATGCAGCTCAGCAGATTCCCGACATGACGTTTCCTGTTTCTATGGCTGACGAGGTGCCCTGCTGCCCTCTGGTCATGCCCCTGTCTCTGGATGTGAGCGGTTTACAGGGTGGTTCTCCTCTCACTCCTCTTCCACTCCAGGAGCAAGTTCCAGCCATAGAGCCACTCTCTGTCTCCTATGCCTCAGCAGCACGCAGCGAGCGCCCACAGCAGCCTGTGGTACTGCACCAACCTTTTTCCAGCGTGGGCGGGACCAAAGTATCCTCACTACCCCAGAGCCCAGCACTATCCCAGCCCGCCACAGGACCCGCTGAGTCAGACAGCGAAGGACGACTGGGCCGAGGGGGCTTTGTGGACAGCACCATAAAAACACTGGATGAGAAACTAAGGAACTTGCTCTACCAGGAGTATGCTCCCATGTATCCATCAGGCAGTGCTGCAGAGACACCAGGTTATGGCACTGAGTACATCCAGTCTCCTCCTGGTCCAGACAGCGCCACAGGAGGGTCAGGAAACAGCACGCCAGGGCCAATGGGAGAGGGACGCTACAGGGCAGGAGAACAGCTG CCTCAAATTCCAGAGAGGATGGATAGTTTAAGTACACTGAGTGACTCAGCCGTGTGTG CTTCCCTGTCAAGAAAACACGTCCCTCACTCTGCTTCCTGCTCTGGAACAAGAGGCCGCTTTAAG ATAATCTCTGTTCCTCCTGAAGTGGCCAACAGACGAGACGTGAAGCAGAGGAGCTGGAGCAGTGCTGCCTCACCGGCACACCCTGGAGGATATAGCGAGGACCACGTCCAGGTTGAGGCCATGACTGCCTCCACCACAATTGGTCGTTTCTCTGTAGTTAGCACTGAAGATGACATTACACAAAGGATACGTTGCAGCCGCTACTCTGCCCCGCCTGATTTCTACCTGGACACACCTCCGTCCATGGCGAAGCGGGGCTCCCTGCCTCGCGCCCTGACCTCCAACTCTGTCGCTGTGGATGTCACAGTTCATGCTCGGTTCCTCTCCTCAGACTCTGGGGCTGAGAGCAGCCCTGCAAAGCTGGCTCCTGCTACCCCGTCTCAACATACTCGCTCTGAGCGCAGAGGAAGTGACCTCATGAAGAGAGCTGTGGCTTTCCTCCGTCGTTCAGGGCGCAGCAGCAGTGTGCAGAGCTCTGACTCACCTAGTAGGCATGGAGGCGTGCATGGCTCTGCCTATGCCAGTAGCGATAATGACTCAGAGATGGAGGACTCGGACATGAAGAGGGAACTACAGAGACTCAGGGAGAA ACATCTAAGGGAGATCTCTGAGCTGCAAGCCCATCAGCGGGGGGAAGTGGAGCTGCTGTATCGCCGACTTGGCAAAGCGCCACCTACGGGTCTGGGTCTCTCACACGTTGCACCACATGCTGGCCGTAGGAAGAGGTCCAGCAAGCACAGGCTGAAGCCAGGCAAACTTCTCAGCCCTCTGGTTCAACAATTTAGGAATGTCACAACCAAGACTAGTGACTCCAGCAGATCAA gtgctgctACAGGTACAAGTGAGCCCACAGCGAGTTTAAATGGCTCTCCAGCCAAAGGGTCTGTCCCTAGTCACAGCAGGGCACGATCATGCACCAGCCACCTTCCCAGCTCAACCTCAGAGCCCGTGCAGACTCAGCAGCCCTGTTCCCTCAAGGGCTCTTTGTCTTCTGATAATATTTACGCTGGACTACACCGAGATGGCACCGGCACACAAGTTCCACCTGGACAAG GCTGGTCTAATTACCCTCAAACATCTGAGAGAGTGACCAATAAATCGAGTAGCAAGCCCCGAGCTAGATTTCTCAGTGGGCCTGTGTCTTTGTCTATCT GGTCAACACTGAAGCGACTGTGTCTTGGCAAAGAGCGTGGCCACA GGTCTGGAGCCGGACCGGGGGCTTTTAATCACTCACAGCAGCCGTCTTCCGGTGTCACACCTCCTTCTCATCAGCCAGTAGTGGGACTGGCCCAAGCTCAAGCcaataacagcaacaacaagacAAGCTCATACACTGGCTCATCCATGAGTGCCAATGAAAAGAACCTGCCTGAAGACTTCCAGCGGCTGATGGAGGACTGGGCCCAGGAGGTTCTTATCGTCACCCACAGGCCGCGCACCAACTCTCTGAGCATCAGTGGGCAGCAGCTTTCGAATCAGGTTGTGCCTCGAACACATAGACAGCTGACTAGTGCCTCAGAT GTATCATGGACAGCTCAAGGTCCAGAGGCCTGCAGTCTTCCCCTGTCTTGGCCTGATAGCCCTGGGTCAAGAATGATGACCAACCCCTCCACAGGGCCCCATCTCAGCTATCCTTCTCCATTCAGGGGCTTGTCCTCGCCTCTCTCCGTTAGCCACTGGCCTGGGTTGCTATTCCCACTTCCTTCAGGAGTCTTTGCCTTTCCTGCTGTGCCCTCAGCCCAGGACGCCCCCAGCCCTGTTCCAGTTCCATCATGTCAGCTGCCTGACCCCAAAGCCAGGACTCTCTAA